From Echinicola soli, a single genomic window includes:
- a CDS encoding ATP-dependent Clp protease adaptor ClpS, whose product MSMQPLEHTVEEEVEILLEDVVDTEEHDLVVFNDDINTFDHVAKVLIKVCKHSQEQAEQCTMIIHYKGKCAVKKGSMKQLKPMCQSILDAGIQAVIV is encoded by the coding sequence ATGAGCATGCAACCATTAGAACATACTGTAGAAGAGGAAGTGGAAATCTTGCTGGAAGATGTTGTAGACACGGAAGAGCATGACCTGGTGGTATTTAACGATGACATCAACACCTTTGACCATGTGGCCAAAGTATTGATCAAAGTTTGCAAACATTCCCAGGAGCAGGCCGAACAGTGCACCATGATCATCCACTACAAAGGCAAATGCGCTGTCAAAAAAGGCAGCATGAAGCAATTGAAGCCGATGTGCCAGTCTATTCTGGACGCAGGTATCCAGGCTGTCATCGTTTAA
- a CDS encoding sodium:solute symporter, with protein MDSNLILLVITSYFLLLFIISYFTSRKVSQETFFTGDRESPWFLVAFGMIGASLSGVTFISVPGEVGNTNFYYFQVVLGYTVGYLTIAKVLLPLYYRMNLVSIYAYLEDRFGFWSYKTGAFFFILSRTLGSSIRVFLVAGVLQLILFDDWGIPFWVSVLITVSLIWLYTHRGGIKTVVWTDTLQTLFMLLAVGTSIYLVGKDLGISGVGGLVGRVFVDSRSEIFNWDWQAGTNFFKQFASGAFITIVMTGLDQDMMQKNLTCRNIGDAQKNMFWFTIILVFVNLCFLVLGVLLYHYCEVNNITLPVRTDDLYPMLATEHFSVFAGTVFVLGIIAAAYSSADSTLTALTTSFCYDFLDIERNYTRVRQQAIRKKVHLVFTGVMFLVILLFRWINDQSVINTVFVIAGYTYGPLLGLYSFGLFTKRVVKDKAVPWIAVIAPFLTFILSLNSKKWLFGYEFGFEVLILNGGVMFLGLLIFSQKKGGWPETR; from the coding sequence ATGGATTCAAATTTAATACTCCTCGTCATAACATCCTATTTTCTGTTGTTGTTCATTATTTCTTATTTTACTTCCAGAAAAGTATCGCAGGAGACATTTTTCACGGGAGACCGGGAATCACCTTGGTTCTTGGTGGCTTTCGGGATGATCGGTGCGTCACTGTCCGGGGTGACTTTTATCAGCGTGCCGGGAGAAGTGGGGAATACCAATTTTTATTATTTTCAAGTCGTATTAGGCTATACGGTGGGCTATTTGACGATTGCAAAGGTGCTGCTGCCACTGTATTATCGGATGAATTTAGTGTCAATTTATGCCTATTTGGAGGATCGATTTGGGTTTTGGTCGTATAAGACTGGTGCTTTTTTCTTTATCCTTTCCAGGACATTGGGCTCTTCCATTAGGGTGTTTTTGGTGGCAGGGGTGCTGCAGTTGATCTTGTTTGATGATTGGGGGATACCATTTTGGGTGTCGGTGCTGATTACTGTTTCCCTGATTTGGCTGTATACCCATCGGGGAGGGATCAAGACCGTGGTATGGACCGATACGCTGCAGACCCTGTTCATGCTATTGGCAGTAGGTACGAGTATTTACTTGGTGGGAAAAGACCTTGGCATCAGTGGAGTGGGAGGGCTTGTTGGCCGTGTTTTTGTCGATTCCCGATCGGAGATTTTCAACTGGGACTGGCAGGCGGGAACCAATTTCTTCAAGCAGTTTGCCAGTGGGGCATTTATTACTATTGTGATGACAGGGCTGGACCAGGACATGATGCAGAAAAACCTTACCTGTAGAAACATCGGTGATGCGCAGAAGAACATGTTTTGGTTTACCATCATCTTGGTGTTTGTAAACCTATGCTTTTTAGTCCTTGGGGTTTTGCTGTACCATTACTGCGAAGTTAACAATATCACCCTTCCGGTGAGGACAGATGATCTTTATCCCATGCTGGCAACGGAGCATTTCAGTGTATTTGCCGGGACGGTTTTTGTATTGGGGATTATTGCTGCGGCTTACTCCAGTGCAGACTCCACCTTGACCGCATTGACGACCTCATTCTGCTACGATTTTCTGGATATCGAGCGGAACTATACCAGGGTTCGCCAACAGGCAATCCGTAAAAAAGTCCACTTGGTCTTTACTGGGGTGATGTTTTTGGTGATCCTTCTATTTAGGTGGATCAATGACCAAAGCGTGATCAATACCGTTTTTGTGATTGCAGGCTATACATATGGGCCACTACTGGGGCTGTACAGCTTCGGGTTGTTTACCAAGCGGGTAGTAAAAGATAAAGCGGTGCCATGGATAGCTGTCATAGCACCATTTTTAACCTTTATTTTGAGCTTAAATTCAAAAAAATGGCTTTTCGGTTATGAATTTGGGTTTGAAGTACTCATTCTGAATGGAGGGGTGATGTTTTTAGGCTTGTTGATTTTTAGCCAGAAGAAAGGAGGCTGGCCCGAAACAAGGTGA
- a CDS encoding helix-turn-helix domain-containing protein, with the protein MEKELKQHIAENLRKYRVLRGFTQEYIADYLGKKDYTAYSRYEQGRSNLKMDDAIKLSELYDVQIQELVNGTPSIKRKHINGSAIQGNNFSVMVSLDGSLDTLENQLKRLKRLNTLIEHGEV; encoded by the coding sequence ATGGAAAAGGAACTAAAACAACACATTGCCGAAAACCTCAGAAAATACCGTGTCCTTAGGGGATTTACCCAAGAATACATCGCTGACTACCTTGGTAAAAAAGACTACACCGCTTACTCAAGATACGAACAGGGTCGTTCAAATCTAAAAATGGACGATGCAATCAAACTCTCCGAGTTATACGATGTACAAATCCAAGAACTGGTAAACGGCACCCCCAGCATCAAGCGCAAGCACATCAATGGAAGCGCAATACAGGGGAACAATTTCTCCGTCATGGTATCACTAGATGGATCTCTGGACACGTTAGAGAATCAATTGAAACGTCTAAAAAGGCTTAATACCTTAATCGAACACGGAGAAGTTTAA
- a CDS encoding MGMT family protein — MKTDKENFFDMVYQVVRLIPKGRVTSYGAIANYLGAKSGARTVGYAMNAAHTMNDVPAHRVVNSKGLLTGKFHFSPPEKMQTTLESEGITINNDQVMDFQTVFWDPNKELEL; from the coding sequence GTGAAAACTGATAAAGAAAATTTCTTTGACATGGTATACCAGGTGGTGCGCCTGATCCCGAAAGGCCGGGTAACCTCCTATGGTGCCATCGCCAATTATCTCGGTGCAAAAAGTGGCGCCAGAACGGTCGGATATGCCATGAATGCCGCCCACACCATGAATGATGTCCCTGCCCACCGGGTGGTCAATAGCAAAGGTCTCCTTACTGGAAAGTTTCATTTCTCACCACCCGAAAAAATGCAAACCACCCTGGAATCAGAAGGGATCACCATCAATAATGATCAAGTGATGGATTTTCAAACTGTTTTCTGGGACCCCAATAAGGAATTGGAATTATAA